A part of Arthrobacter dokdonellae genomic DNA contains:
- a CDS encoding lysophospholipid acyltransferase family protein encodes MPWSTRLVFAFMAGIALPVMNALTGKEWDGLEKLPANEGFIVVPNHCTEIDPIVVGHMLYSQNVMPHFLAKDGLFEVPVLGAILRGARQIPVERTGAGAGKSLDGAKRVLDEGGAVVVYPEGTLTRDPDLWPMKGRTGAARLALSTGAKVVPVAHWGAQELFPRYAKSLKVFPRKKVRVLVGDPVDLDAFMGLDGDKATLEAMTEAIMKDITALMETLRGGKAPAQRWDPSAHHQSTHGRFVERGAKDPGTRKPSGQTADDAGTTETGDVQ; translated from the coding sequence ATGCCGTGGTCCACACGGCTGGTTTTTGCCTTCATGGCCGGGATTGCCTTGCCGGTCATGAACGCGCTCACCGGCAAGGAATGGGATGGGCTGGAGAAGCTGCCGGCCAACGAAGGCTTCATTGTGGTGCCCAACCACTGCACGGAGATCGATCCCATCGTGGTGGGCCACATGCTCTACTCCCAAAATGTCATGCCCCACTTCCTTGCCAAGGACGGCCTGTTCGAAGTTCCCGTCCTCGGTGCAATACTGCGCGGCGCCCGGCAGATCCCGGTGGAACGCACCGGCGCCGGGGCCGGGAAGTCGCTCGACGGCGCCAAGCGGGTCCTGGACGAAGGCGGCGCCGTGGTGGTCTACCCCGAAGGCACCCTGACCCGCGATCCCGACCTCTGGCCGATGAAGGGACGCACCGGCGCCGCCCGGCTTGCGCTGAGCACGGGCGCGAAGGTGGTCCCGGTGGCCCACTGGGGCGCCCAGGAACTGTTCCCGCGCTACGCCAAGAGCTTGAAGGTCTTCCCGCGCAAGAAGGTCCGCGTGCTGGTGGGCGACCCTGTCGACTTGGACGCGTTCATGGGCCTGGACGGCGACAAGGCCACGCTGGAGGCCATGACGGAGGCCATCATGAAGGACATCACCGCCCTGATGGAAACCCTGCGCGGCGGGAAGGCTCCCGCCCAGCGCTGGGACCCGTCCGCCCACCACCAGTCCACCCACGGGCGGTTCGTGGAGCGCGGCGCGAAGGATCCCGGGACGCGCAAGCCTTCCGGACAGACGGCGGACGACGCCGGCACGACGGAAACAGGGGACGTGCAGTGA
- the murA gene encoding UDP-N-acetylglucosamine 1-carboxyvinyltransferase: MSRILTVRGGVPLKGRVQVRGAKNLVPKAMVAALLGNAPSTLRNVPELKDVEVVTSLLQIHGVTVVKDPVTGDLTMDPSNAKKASSSEINTHAGDSRIPILLCGPLIHSIGHAFIPDLGGCKIGDRPIDYHLDVLRKFGAVVDKTGTGILISAPTGLKGTKISLPYPSVGATEQVLLAATRAEGITELSGAATEPEIIDLIAILQKMGAIISVQTDRTIRIEGVRELTGYVHTALPDRNESASWASAALVTGGDIYVEGACQRDMMTFVNTFRKIGGGMDIHDDGIRFYHPGGDLKPLVLETDVHPGFMTDWQQPLVVALTQARGVSIVHETVYENRFGFTEALARMGANIQLHRECLGSVPCRFGQRNFIHSAVISGSTPLKGASIDIPDLRGGFSHMIAALAARGTSTVTGIDIISRGYERFTTKLEGLGADFDVRDTKRALV, translated from the coding sequence ATGAGCAGGATTCTGACGGTCCGTGGAGGTGTCCCGCTCAAGGGACGGGTGCAGGTGCGGGGTGCAAAAAACCTGGTGCCGAAGGCCATGGTGGCGGCGCTGCTGGGCAATGCCCCGTCCACGCTGCGCAACGTCCCCGAGCTCAAGGACGTGGAGGTTGTCACGTCCCTGCTGCAGATCCACGGTGTCACGGTGGTCAAGGACCCGGTCACGGGGGACCTGACCATGGACCCGTCGAATGCGAAGAAGGCGTCAAGCTCGGAAATCAATACGCACGCCGGTGATTCGCGCATTCCGATCCTGCTCTGCGGGCCGCTGATCCACTCCATCGGCCACGCGTTCATCCCGGACCTGGGCGGCTGCAAGATCGGCGACCGGCCCATCGACTACCACCTGGACGTGCTGCGCAAGTTTGGCGCCGTGGTGGACAAGACCGGCACCGGCATCCTGATTTCGGCACCGACCGGCCTGAAGGGCACCAAGATCTCGCTGCCGTACCCCAGCGTCGGCGCCACCGAACAGGTCCTCCTCGCCGCGACGCGCGCGGAGGGCATCACGGAACTGAGCGGCGCCGCCACGGAGCCGGAAATCATCGACCTCATCGCGATCCTGCAAAAAATGGGCGCCATCATTTCCGTCCAGACGGACAGGACCATCCGCATCGAGGGCGTCAGGGAGCTGACCGGCTACGTCCACACCGCACTGCCTGACCGCAACGAATCGGCATCGTGGGCGTCGGCCGCGCTGGTCACCGGCGGGGACATTTACGTTGAGGGCGCCTGCCAGCGGGACATGATGACGTTCGTGAACACGTTCCGCAAGATCGGTGGCGGCATGGACATCCACGACGACGGCATCCGGTTTTACCACCCCGGCGGGGACTTGAAGCCGCTGGTGCTGGAGACGGATGTCCACCCCGGTTTCATGACGGACTGGCAGCAGCCGCTCGTGGTGGCGCTGACCCAGGCGCGGGGCGTGTCGATCGTGCACGAGACCGTCTATGAAAACCGCTTCGGATTCACCGAGGCGCTCGCGCGGATGGGCGCCAACATCCAGCTGCACCGCGAATGTCTGGGCAGCGTCCCGTGCCGCTTTGGCCAGCGCAACTTCATCCATTCGGCGGTCATTTCCGGCTCCACGCCGCTGAAGGGCGCCAGCATCGACATCCCTGACCTGCGCGGCGGATTCAGCCACATGATCGCGGCCCTCGCCGCCCGAGGCACCTCCACCGTGACGGGCATTGACATCATCAGCCGCGGCTACGAACGCTTCACCACCAAGCTGGAGGGCCTCGGCGCCGACTTCGACGTCCGCGACACCAAGCGGGCGCTGGTCTAG
- a CDS encoding ABC transporter ATP-binding protein has protein sequence MTQVRDRGTQGDGVEHRDRAWQATGRTAAPGWIRRLWGYLLRHKLDMALAVSAAVVGSACQTVVPLVTRQIVDNVILTRSSPLLPWLVLLIALAAATFGFSYLRRYRGGRVALNVQYDLRNDMQSHLQSMDAAHLDTMPTGQLVARANSDTALVQGLLAFLPMMSGNVLMLLLSMAVMLYLSPLLAIISLVMAPALLAVSYRMRWRIFPATWDAQQREGDVAQIVDEAVNGVRVVKAFGQERHEIGRMARAAGTLYGSQMRATRLQARYQPLLQAVPSLGQVAVLAAGGFMVLHHQITLGTFLAFSTYVAQLMAPARQLAGLLTIGQQARAGVERIFQLLDLKPTITDAPSALRVPDLRGAIEFRNVRFTYDAGSRPVLDGVTLSVAPGERVALVGASGSGKSTATLLVPRFYDPAAGQVLVDGHDVRGLTLHSLRRRIGTVFEESFLFSDTVRANISFGRPDATDAQIEAAARICQAHDFIQGLPAGYDTMVGERGLVLSGGQRQRIALARALVSGPRILILDDATSAVDSRTEEAIHAGLRESTAGMTVLLVAHRLSSLHLADRIVVFDGGRIAAAGTHDELQTSSALYRTLLSGLAELETEGHGDPAGVVPEKHGVTAAAWGAHRAKALAGAGPSIGAPSLGGGLGRGGGGGWRRSLAPTPELLERVAALRPVKDAAAVDLARETRPDPRFSLWRLMGEFRRPLLLGLLLVVLDAVASLVGPVLVRTGIDQGVSRGAVAVLLAASGIYLAATLADLFIEIGETFVTGRTAQRIMLSLRLRIWAQLQRLSLDYYEREMAGRIMTRMTTDVDQFESLIQNGLLSALVAFVTFAGVGTALVIFNAELALCVFAVVVPLAIATVMFRRRAGRLYDQSRERIAVVNADFQESLSGVRESQAFVHEDATGTRFRALGRRYLSSRVAAQRLVAVYFPFVAFLSAVADAIVLGVGSNMVVAGALTTGALIAFLLYINMFFSPIQQLSQVFDAWQQTRVSVLRIAELMKLETLTPNDPEPVGVQPVRPVGVGPVGVGPVGVGPVRPVGVGPVGVRPVGVGAVGVRGPGASVDIAGALSLNGVHFSYPVPPPRAGAELRGPADPRSLRPDYAGYVKPPEAIRGMDLRIAPGETVALVGETGAGKSTVMKLLLRFYDPQSGSVCVDGTALRRLDLAGYRHRLGYVPQEAFLFTGTVRDNIAYGRPEAGDGAVEAAARAVGAHDFIAGLDGGYRHELAERGRSLSAGQRQLIALARAELVDPAILLLDEATSNLDLATEAKVTAAMHRLAQGRTTVVIAHRLQTARAADRIVVLAHGRIAEMGTHDELMARRGAYAAMWEAFEH, from the coding sequence GTGACCCAGGTGAGGGACCGCGGCACGCAGGGTGACGGCGTCGAACACCGGGACAGGGCCTGGCAGGCGACAGGCCGGACGGCCGCGCCGGGCTGGATCCGCCGGCTCTGGGGCTATCTGCTCCGGCACAAGCTGGACATGGCGCTGGCGGTCTCCGCGGCCGTGGTGGGCAGCGCGTGCCAGACGGTGGTGCCGCTGGTGACCCGGCAGATCGTGGACAACGTGATCCTCACCCGGAGCTCGCCGCTGCTGCCGTGGCTGGTGCTGCTGATCGCGCTCGCGGCGGCGACGTTCGGCTTCTCCTACCTGCGCCGGTACCGGGGCGGCCGCGTGGCCCTGAACGTGCAGTACGACCTCCGCAACGACATGCAGTCGCACCTCCAGTCGATGGACGCCGCCCACCTGGACACCATGCCCACCGGCCAGCTCGTGGCCCGCGCCAACTCGGACACGGCGCTGGTCCAGGGCCTGCTCGCGTTCCTGCCGATGATGAGCGGAAACGTGCTGATGCTGCTGCTGTCCATGGCGGTCATGCTGTACCTCTCGCCCCTGCTGGCCATCATCAGCCTGGTCATGGCGCCGGCGCTGCTGGCGGTTTCCTACCGGATGCGCTGGCGGATCTTCCCGGCGACGTGGGACGCCCAGCAGCGGGAGGGCGACGTCGCGCAGATCGTCGACGAGGCCGTCAACGGGGTGCGGGTGGTCAAGGCCTTCGGCCAGGAGCGGCATGAGATCGGCCGGATGGCGCGCGCCGCCGGCACCCTGTACGGATCCCAGATGCGGGCCACCCGGCTGCAGGCCCGCTACCAGCCGCTGCTGCAGGCCGTCCCGTCGCTGGGGCAGGTGGCAGTGCTGGCGGCCGGCGGCTTCATGGTCCTGCACCACCAGATCACGCTGGGCACGTTTCTGGCGTTTTCCACCTACGTGGCCCAGCTCATGGCGCCCGCCCGCCAGCTGGCCGGCCTGCTGACCATCGGCCAGCAGGCGCGCGCCGGCGTGGAGCGGATCTTCCAGCTCCTGGACCTCAAGCCCACCATCACCGACGCGCCGTCCGCGCTGCGCGTGCCGGACCTGCGCGGCGCCATTGAGTTCCGCAACGTGCGCTTCACGTACGACGCCGGCTCCCGCCCCGTGCTGGACGGCGTCACCTTAAGCGTGGCGCCGGGGGAGCGGGTGGCCCTGGTGGGTGCCAGCGGCAGCGGAAAGTCGACGGCGACGCTGCTGGTCCCGCGCTTTTACGACCCGGCCGCCGGGCAGGTGCTGGTGGACGGGCACGACGTCCGCGGGCTGACGCTGCATTCGCTGCGCCGCCGGATCGGCACCGTCTTTGAGGAAAGCTTCCTCTTCTCCGACACCGTCCGCGCCAACATCTCTTTTGGGCGACCCGACGCCACCGACGCGCAAATCGAGGCCGCGGCCCGGATCTGCCAGGCACATGACTTCATTCAGGGCCTGCCCGCCGGCTATGACACCATGGTCGGCGAGCGCGGGCTGGTTCTCTCGGGCGGGCAGCGCCAGCGCATCGCTCTGGCCCGCGCCCTGGTGTCCGGGCCGCGGATCCTGATCCTGGACGACGCCACGAGCGCCGTCGATTCCCGCACCGAGGAGGCCATCCACGCCGGCCTGCGCGAATCCACGGCGGGCATGACGGTGCTGCTGGTGGCGCACCGGCTCTCCTCCCTGCATCTGGCCGACCGCATCGTGGTGTTCGACGGCGGCCGCATTGCCGCGGCCGGCACGCACGACGAACTGCAAACGTCCAGCGCGCTGTACCGCACGCTGCTGAGCGGCCTGGCCGAGCTCGAGACGGAAGGGCACGGCGACCCGGCCGGCGTCGTGCCCGAAAAACACGGAGTCACGGCGGCGGCCTGGGGCGCCCACCGGGCGAAGGCACTGGCCGGCGCCGGACCCTCGATCGGCGCGCCGAGCCTGGGCGGCGGGCTGGGTCGCGGCGGGGGAGGCGGCTGGCGCCGGAGCCTGGCACCCACGCCGGAGCTGCTGGAGCGCGTGGCGGCGCTGCGCCCGGTCAAGGACGCCGCCGCGGTGGACCTGGCGCGGGAAACCCGGCCGGATCCGCGGTTCAGCCTGTGGCGGCTCATGGGCGAGTTCCGCCGGCCGCTGCTGCTGGGCCTGCTGCTGGTGGTGCTCGACGCCGTCGCCTCCCTGGTGGGGCCCGTGCTGGTGCGCACCGGGATCGACCAGGGCGTCAGCCGGGGCGCGGTGGCGGTCCTGCTGGCGGCGTCGGGCATCTACCTGGCCGCGACCCTGGCGGACCTGTTCATTGAAATTGGCGAAACGTTCGTCACCGGGCGCACGGCCCAGCGGATCATGCTCTCGCTCCGGCTGCGGATCTGGGCGCAGCTGCAGCGGCTCTCGCTGGATTACTACGAGCGGGAGATGGCCGGGCGGATCATGACCCGGATGACCACCGACGTGGACCAGTTTGAGTCGCTGATCCAAAACGGGCTGCTCTCGGCGCTGGTGGCCTTCGTGACGTTTGCCGGAGTGGGCACGGCGCTGGTCATCTTCAACGCCGAACTGGCCCTGTGCGTGTTTGCCGTGGTGGTCCCGCTGGCCATCGCCACCGTCATGTTCCGGCGCCGTGCGGGCAGGCTGTACGACCAGTCGCGGGAGCGCATCGCCGTGGTGAATGCCGACTTCCAGGAAAGCCTGTCCGGCGTGCGGGAATCGCAGGCATTCGTCCACGAGGACGCAACCGGCACGAGGTTCCGGGCGCTGGGACGGCGGTACCTTTCGTCGAGGGTGGCGGCGCAGCGGCTCGTGGCGGTGTACTTCCCGTTCGTGGCGTTCCTCTCCGCCGTGGCCGACGCCATTGTGCTTGGCGTGGGATCGAACATGGTGGTGGCCGGGGCGCTGACCACCGGCGCCCTGATCGCGTTCCTGCTGTACATCAACATGTTCTTTTCGCCCATCCAGCAGCTCTCGCAGGTGTTTGACGCCTGGCAGCAGACGCGGGTGTCCGTCCTGCGGATCGCCGAGCTGATGAAGTTGGAGACCCTGACGCCCAACGACCCGGAGCCTGTGGGCGTGCAGCCCGTGCGGCCTGTGGGTGTGGGGCCTGTGGGTGTGGGGCCTGTGGGTGTGGGGCCCGTGCGGCCCGTCGGTGTGGGGCCTGTGGGTGTGCGGCCCGTGGGTGTGGGGGCTGTGGGGGTGCGCGGACCGGGTGCATCCGTGGACATCGCCGGAGCGCTGTCTCTGAACGGCGTCCACTTCAGCTACCCCGTCCCGCCGCCGCGCGCCGGCGCGGAGCTGCGGGGGCCCGCCGATCCCCGCAGCCTCCGCCCGGACTATGCCGGGTACGTCAAGCCGCCGGAAGCCATCCGCGGCATGGACCTGCGGATTGCGCCGGGCGAAACCGTGGCCCTCGTCGGGGAGACCGGGGCCGGGAAGTCCACGGTGATGAAGCTGCTGCTGCGCTTTTACGATCCCCAGTCCGGCAGCGTGTGCGTCGACGGCACGGCGCTTCGCCGGCTGGACCTGGCAGGGTACCGGCACCGGCTCGGCTACGTGCCGCAGGAGGCGTTCCTGTTCACGGGCACCGTCCGGGACAACATCGCCTATGGCCGCCCGGAGGCCGGCGACGGGGCCGTGGAGGCGGCCGCGCGGGCGGTGGGCGCCCATGACTTCATCGCCGGGCTCGACGGCGGCTACCGGCACGAGCTTGCCGAACGCGGGCGCTCGCTGTCCGCCGGGCAGCGCCAGCTCATTGCCCTTGCCCGCGCCGAACTGGTGGATCCCGCCATCCTGCTGCTGGACGAGGCCACCTCCAACCTGGACCTCGCCACGGAGGCCAAAGTCACCGCGGCCATGCACCGGCTGGCCCAGGGCCGCACCACGGTGGTCATCGCGCACCGGCTGCAAACGGCGCGGGCGGCCGACAGGATCGTGGTGCTGGCCCACGGCCGGATCGCCGAGATGGGCACCCACGACGAACTGATGGCCCGCCGGGGCGCCTACGCGGCCATGTGGGAAGCCTTCGAGCACTGA
- a CDS encoding MarR family transcriptional regulator: MPEQCVYAGWVAETREFRTDPAIAAVRAVVRVSRLLERSLEELSLPHYRVLAAVSAGEEIASRVAARLALGRPAVSAAVAALAERGFLVRVDVAGDQRAAGLQLTDDGWAALARADAAMAAELRAIAEATGEPEHLMDTMGLLNDAVSLVYAEHKKARGVAAP, translated from the coding sequence ATGCCCGAACAATGTGTCTACGCTGGATGGGTGGCGGAAACCCGAGAATTCAGAACCGATCCCGCGATCGCGGCGGTCCGGGCGGTGGTGCGCGTGTCGCGGCTTTTGGAACGCTCCCTCGAGGAGCTGAGCCTGCCGCACTACCGGGTCCTGGCGGCAGTGTCCGCCGGCGAGGAGATTGCCTCCCGCGTCGCCGCCCGGCTGGCCCTGGGCCGCCCCGCCGTCAGCGCCGCCGTCGCTGCCCTTGCCGAACGCGGCTTCCTCGTCCGCGTCGACGTCGCGGGGGACCAGCGCGCGGCGGGCCTGCAACTGACCGATGACGGCTGGGCGGCGCTCGCGCGGGCCGACGCCGCCATGGCCGCCGAACTGCGCGCAATTGCCGAAGCGACCGGCGAACCGGAACACCTGATGGACACGATGGGCCTGCTCAACGACGCCGTCAGCCTGGTCTACGCCGAACATAAAAAGGCGCGCGGGGTGGCGGCGCCGTGA
- the leuD gene encoding 3-isopropylmalate dehydratase small subunit translates to MEKFSTHTGIGVPLRQSNVDTDQIIPAVYLKRITRTGFEDALFASWRKNPEFILNQEPFNAGSVLVAGADFGTGSSREHAVWALKDYGFKAVLSSRFADIFRGNSGKQGLVAAEVAQDDIELIWKVLEHAPGTQVTVDLEAKMVTAGTVVAPFQIDDYTRWRLLEGLDDIGLTLRDEPAITAFEATRPSFKPTTLPAKS, encoded by the coding sequence ATGGAAAAGTTCTCCACCCACACCGGCATCGGCGTTCCGCTGCGGCAGAGCAACGTCGACACGGACCAGATCATCCCCGCCGTCTACCTCAAGCGGATCACGCGCACCGGCTTCGAGGACGCCCTGTTCGCGAGCTGGCGCAAGAACCCGGAGTTCATCCTCAACCAGGAGCCGTTCAATGCCGGTTCCGTGCTGGTGGCCGGAGCGGATTTTGGGACCGGCTCCTCCCGCGAGCACGCCGTCTGGGCGCTGAAGGACTACGGCTTCAAGGCGGTGCTGTCCTCCCGTTTCGCGGACATCTTCCGCGGCAACTCCGGCAAGCAGGGCCTGGTGGCCGCCGAAGTGGCACAGGACGACATCGAGCTGATCTGGAAGGTCCTCGAACACGCCCCGGGCACGCAGGTCACGGTGGACCTGGAAGCCAAGATGGTCACCGCCGGCACCGTCGTGGCGCCGTTCCAGATCGACGACTACACCCGCTGGCGCCTGCTCGAAGGACTCGACGACATCGGTTTGACCCTGCGCGACGAGCCGGCGATCACCGCGTTCGAGGCCACCCGCCCGTCGTTCAAGCCGACCACGCTGCCCGCCAAAAGCTAG
- the leuC gene encoding 3-isopropylmalate dehydratase large subunit encodes MPAVSATAPRRAAKTLAEKVWRDHVVKQGEGNGDAAQPDLLYIDLHLVHEVTSPQAFEGLRLAGRPLRRPDLTIATEDHNTPTLAIDKPIADLTSRTQIQTLRNNCKEFGVRLHSLGDAEQGIVHVVGPQLGLTQPGMTVVCGDSHTSTHGAVGALAFGIGTSEVEHVMATQTLPLKPFKTMAVNVEGTLRPGVSSKDIILAIIAKIGTGGGQGYVLEYRGSAIRALSMDARMTICNMSIEAGARAGMIAPDQTTFDFLQGRPHAPVGAEWDAAVDYWKSLATEDDAEFDAEVFLDANTLEPFVTWGTNPGQGVSLNDAVPSPESFGDDNAKAAAERALAYMDLEAGTPMKDIRVDTVFLGSCTNSRIEDLRAAADIIRGREKDPNIRMMVVPGSARVRLEAEAEGLDQVFLDFGAEWRFAGCSMCLGMNPDQLEPGERCASTSNRNFEGRQGKGGRTHLVSPVVAAATAVRGTLSSPSDLEPLAAPAHQVAAPGQTQSASNVA; translated from the coding sequence GTGCCTGCGGTTTCCGCGACGGCCCCGCGCAGGGCAGCGAAGACGCTGGCCGAAAAAGTTTGGCGCGACCACGTGGTCAAGCAGGGCGAGGGCAACGGCGACGCCGCCCAGCCCGACCTCCTCTACATCGATCTCCACCTCGTCCACGAGGTCACCTCCCCGCAGGCCTTCGAGGGGCTGCGCCTGGCCGGCCGCCCGCTGCGCCGCCCGGACCTGACCATCGCCACCGAGGACCACAACACCCCCACTCTGGCCATCGACAAGCCGATCGCGGACCTCACCAGCCGCACGCAGATCCAGACGCTGCGCAACAACTGCAAGGAATTCGGCGTCCGGCTGCACTCCCTGGGCGACGCCGAACAAGGGATCGTCCACGTGGTGGGCCCCCAGCTGGGCCTGACCCAGCCCGGCATGACGGTGGTCTGCGGCGATTCGCACACCTCCACGCACGGAGCGGTCGGCGCGCTCGCGTTCGGCATCGGCACCTCCGAGGTGGAGCATGTCATGGCCACCCAGACCCTGCCGCTGAAGCCGTTCAAGACCATGGCCGTCAACGTCGAGGGCACGTTGCGTCCCGGCGTCAGCTCCAAGGACATCATCCTGGCCATCATCGCCAAGATCGGCACCGGCGGCGGCCAGGGCTACGTCCTGGAATACCGCGGCTCCGCCATCCGCGCCCTGTCCATGGACGCCCGCATGACCATCTGCAACATGTCCATCGAGGCGGGCGCCCGCGCCGGCATGATCGCCCCGGACCAGACCACCTTCGACTTCCTTCAGGGCCGCCCGCACGCTCCCGTTGGCGCCGAGTGGGATGCCGCCGTCGATTACTGGAAGTCGCTGGCCACCGAGGACGACGCCGAGTTCGACGCCGAGGTGTTCCTGGACGCCAACACGCTGGAACCGTTTGTCACCTGGGGCACGAACCCGGGCCAGGGCGTTTCCCTGAACGACGCCGTTCCCTCGCCTGAGTCCTTCGGCGACGACAACGCCAAGGCGGCCGCCGAGCGCGCGCTGGCCTACATGGACCTCGAGGCCGGGACGCCCATGAAGGACATCCGCGTCGACACCGTGTTCCTGGGCTCCTGCACCAACTCCCGCATCGAGGACCTGCGCGCCGCGGCGGACATCATCCGCGGCCGTGAAAAGGACCCCAACATCCGCATGATGGTGGTTCCCGGCTCCGCCCGCGTCCGCCTGGAAGCCGAAGCCGAGGGCCTGGACCAGGTGTTCCTGGACTTCGGCGCGGAATGGCGCTTCGCCGGCTGCTCCATGTGCCTGGGCATGAACCCGGACCAGCTGGAACCGGGCGAGCGCTGCGCGTCCACGTCCAACCGCAACTTCGAGGGCCGGCAGGGCAAGGGCGGGCGCACCCACCTCGTCTCCCCGGTCGTGGCAGCCGCCACCGCCGTCCGAGGGACCCTCAGTTCGCCGTCGGACCTGGAACCGCTGGCCGCCCCCGCCCATCAGGTGGCCGCGCCCGGCCAGACCCAGTCCGCAAGCAACGTAGCGTAA
- a CDS encoding IclR family transcriptional regulator, translating to MDNSSGVGVIDKAALVLDALEAGPTTLAQLVAATGLARPTVHRLALALVHHRLVSRDMQGRFVLGSRLVELASAAGEDRLIAAAGPVLLQLRDSTGESAQIFRRQGDSRVCVASAERPIGLRDTIPVGTQLTMKAGSAAQVLLAWEDHERLLEGLHNARFTPTVLAGVRRRGWGQSLGEREPGVASVSAPVRGPSGRVIAAVSISGPIERLTRQPGRLHAEVVCNASRILTEALRKTAE from the coding sequence ATGGACAATTCTAGCGGCGTTGGCGTCATCGATAAAGCGGCCCTTGTGCTCGATGCACTGGAGGCCGGCCCGACCACCCTGGCGCAGCTTGTTGCGGCCACCGGTTTGGCCCGTCCCACCGTGCACAGGTTGGCACTTGCCCTGGTACATCACCGGCTGGTCAGCCGCGACATGCAGGGCCGCTTTGTGTTGGGCAGCCGCCTGGTGGAGCTGGCCTCCGCCGCCGGCGAGGACCGGCTGATCGCCGCGGCGGGGCCCGTGCTTTTGCAGCTGCGCGACTCCACCGGCGAGAGCGCCCAGATCTTCCGGCGCCAGGGCGATTCCCGTGTCTGCGTCGCCTCCGCCGAGCGCCCCATCGGCCTGCGCGACACCATCCCCGTGGGCACGCAGCTGACCATGAAGGCCGGGTCGGCCGCGCAGGTGCTGCTGGCCTGGGAGGACCACGAACGCCTGCTGGAGGGCCTGCACAACGCCCGCTTCACGCCCACCGTCCTGGCAGGGGTACGACGGCGGGGCTGGGGCCAGAGCCTGGGCGAACGCGAGCCCGGGGTCGCCTCGGTCTCGGCTCCGGTGCGTGGCCCGTCCGGCCGCGTGATTGCCGCCGTCTCCATCTCGGGCCCCATCGAGCGCCTGACCCGCCAGCCCGGGCGCCTGCACGCCGAGGTGGTCTGCAATGCCTCCCGCATCCTGACCGAGGCGCTGCGCAAGACGGCGGAGTAG
- a CDS encoding DDE-type integrase/transposase/recombinase: MEGWAGQVSVDHSFAVAWDAGVMLASQRTWWRIAAEIEEQMLRPTIPTKRGNKNGRSAQKPVLKATGPCQIWSWDITDIYSPWRGKAFKVYSIMDIFSRQIVGWRVEEREADHLAVDMFETAIALYGAPRVVHADSGPAMKSNLLRDALTGHGVELSHNRPYVSNDNPFSESGFRTMKYRPGYPRVFMDVEAARSYIGDYVPWYNTKHKHSGIALFSPSQVHDGSWKDAWKTRDHALQDYYDKNPGRFRQRPTTPTPAGHVGINLPETKPAKLTA, encoded by the coding sequence ATGGAAGGCTGGGCCGGGCAGGTCTCCGTGGACCACTCTTTCGCGGTGGCCTGGGACGCTGGCGTCATGCTCGCCTCCCAGCGCACCTGGTGGCGCATCGCCGCGGAGATCGAGGAGCAGATGCTCCGCCCCACGATCCCCACCAAGCGCGGGAACAAGAACGGCAGATCCGCGCAGAAGCCCGTGCTGAAGGCCACGGGCCCGTGCCAGATCTGGTCGTGGGATATTACTGACATTTACTCGCCCTGGCGGGGAAAAGCCTTCAAGGTCTACTCCATCATGGACATTTTCTCCCGCCAGATCGTCGGATGGCGGGTGGAAGAACGCGAGGCAGACCACCTTGCCGTGGACATGTTCGAGACCGCCATCGCCCTCTACGGCGCGCCCCGGGTCGTCCATGCCGATTCCGGGCCGGCGATGAAGTCCAACCTGCTCCGCGATGCCCTCACCGGCCACGGCGTGGAACTGTCCCATAACCGGCCCTACGTCTCCAATGACAACCCGTTCAGCGAGTCGGGATTTCGCACCATGAAGTACCGGCCCGGCTACCCGCGCGTCTTCATGGACGTCGAGGCCGCCAGGTCCTACATTGGCGACTACGTGCCTTGGTACAACACCAAGCACAAACACTCAGGAATTGCCCTCTTCTCACCCTCACAAGTCCACGACGGGTCCTGGAAGGACGCGTGGAAGACACGCGACCACGCACTCCAGGACTACTACGACAAGAACCCCGGAAGATTCCGACAGCGACCCACCACACCAACCCCGGCAGGCCACGTCGGCATCAACCTCCCCGAAACAAAACCAGCCAAACTAACCGCCTAG
- a CDS encoding SPW repeat domain-containing protein has translation MKAWTRWQDWVTLGAGVVAAFVAYSSLSSAAGASALMILGAAMIVAALISLAMPDLVVMEYVKVAVGLLMIVSPWVFGFATVSGAATTAWTLGIISLAAALWAAPLSVVAHQHTHHHTPSGA, from the coding sequence ATGAAGGCTTGGACTCGTTGGCAAGACTGGGTAACCCTGGGCGCGGGTGTTGTGGCCGCGTTTGTCGCATATTCCAGCCTGTCGTCGGCAGCAGGCGCCAGTGCATTGATGATCCTGGGAGCGGCGATGATCGTTGCCGCACTGATCAGTTTGGCAATGCCCGACCTGGTGGTGATGGAGTACGTCAAGGTGGCCGTGGGGCTGCTCATGATTGTTTCACCATGGGTGTTCGGCTTCGCGACTGTATCCGGGGCCGCAACCACGGCCTGGACCCTGGGAATTATCTCGCTGGCCGCCGCATTGTGGGCCGCACCGCTGAGCGTTGTGGCACACCAGCACACGCACCATCACACTCCCTCCGGGGCGTAA